The genomic region CGCCCTCCCCCTCCGTGGTGTGATTGGTTAATCCCTGCGTCTGCACACCCTGATTGGTTAACCTCTCTTGAAGGGTGCAGGGCACTTGTAATCTTCCCCCTCAGTACTGAGTGTTTCAGACAGACATTTGTGCTGTAATCCCAGAGAGGAGCAGATGTGATGGGGGATGGCAGCACGAGGCAGACCTTGAGGAAGGTTAGtgccagaaaacaaaaacacgacACACGGAAGGAAGAAGCCTTCCGGCCCTCTTACCATCCACCAGTTGTTGAAGACGTACTCAGAgctttcacttaagtaaaagccccaaaaaatagtaATACCAGTAAAAGATACTCAGGtccaagtaaaagtcctgcattcaatgattcataaaagtaaaaacatcttATCATCAATCATCTTTTTTGTAGAACTGTGTAGATTGGATTgttactttatgttatcactattattattacttcaagtTTATAGCACTGTGCAGAAGTCTTAGGTAGGTGTGAGAAAAtactgtaaactaagaatgctttcaaaaatataagtgattgtgtatttttttccatttacaaaatgcaaagtgagggaacaaaaaatctaaatcacataaCTTGTTGGTGttactaccctttgccttcaacCAGCATCAGTTCTTATAGGTACACTTGCAAAAAGTCGGACAGCGTTGAGGANNNNNNNNNNNNNNNNNNNNNNNNNNNNNNNNNNNNNNNNNNNNNNNNNNNNNNNNNNNNNNNNNNNNNNNNNNNNNNNNNNNNNNNNNNNNNNNNNNNNCAACCCCGCACATACAGCCAAGGGCATTAAGAACTGTCTTCAGTATGAAGAAGATCAAGAAGTCCTGGAGGTGATGGCATGGCCCTCCCAGAGCCCTGATCTCAACATCATTGAGTGGGTCTGGGATTACATAAAGAGATAGAAGGATGTGAGGAAGCCTACACCCACAGAAGATATGGGGTTAGTTCTACAAGAGGTTTGGAACTACCTATCAGCCGAGGTCCTCCTTCAGAAACTGGGTGTAGGTGTAACGGGAAGAATTGATGCTGTCTTGAAGGCAAAGGGTGGTTGCACCAAAtactgatttgatttagattcctcttctgttcattcactACATTTGGTCAATTGACGAATATAAACTacaaacacttccattttttaaagcattcacacatatatatatacacacacacacacacagtactttaTATATACTGGATTATTTCACTGGATTATAATTAGTAATGCATTCATGTGTTCAACCTCTTTTGGATAACCATTAACACACCTTATCTGCATATAAATCACTCCAACTAGCATCCGTTTGTTTTAACACCTATTTATTACCACCATAATATGAGAAATTTGGAAAATACAAAGATCAGCCTATTTATACGTCTGAAAATCTCGaggaataagaaaaatataaaagaaaacaaatatgagGTTATATTGTGTATCACAAATATTGAGAAAGGGACAGATTCACGTTCAGATCTACAGAGACCAGGAGACACACAGACCCTTAACATGCAGAGTCTAACCTTCACTATGATGTCAATTCCTACTGCTGTGACAAATCTAAAGCCTatctgtggagagagagagagagagagagagagagagaaagagagagctgtaATGACTGATCTACAGTGAACAATTGACTAGAGGAGATGGTAAAGCATCGCCCCCGTGTGGCTGCCACTAGAATAGAAGTTGCCTTGGAAAACAGACAAGCCCTTCGTGATTTTCTATTGCAAATCAGATCCTTGGAAAATAGAAACAACTGATAACCATGTTGACAATAATAATTGCTTTTTTACTCTTAATTTGATAATTTTGTAAGTGGTAAAGAGAAGAGATGCTCACCCATGAATTAAATGCGTAAAAAAAATAGACACCATATCCACAACGATAATCAATATTCTTAAGCAACCAAAACAATTCTCGTTTGTTGAGTACAAGTGTTCCGAAAGATCAGAGCTCACACATCCACGCAAACAGACCAACAGACCGCCATCCACTCCCAGTGCAGGTTACAGAGATGAAGAGGTGGTTTGAAAAGGTGGAGCGAGCCGTCTGGCTGCAGAGCGAGCCGGGAGTTGGGTGTTGAGCGACGGACTGGGCTGGAGGGGATGCGAGGCCTCAGGACTAGCTTTAATAGCACCCTGCTGTGGAAGTTGCAGCTCCCCTTAAGCAGACTAGCCCCTCGGCCCCGTCCCTCTGCTTCAGCTCTGTTTGCCTCACTGACCACAGTTGAGAGCTGGTTGTTGGagtgtgtgtaaacatgtgcGTCTGATCTGCAAAACCGTTTACATGCACGAAACAGGTACCCTAAAAACATTTGgtgaagacaaaaaaacctATGAGAGACCAGACTTTAACATACTTCTATCTCTTCATAATCAGGATTACTCTAAAGTCTACTGAGAAGCTGGGCAggcaggagagggagagggagagggacaggGATGGGCGGAGATGCGATGGTGGGTGGGGTAGAACAAGAGAGTGAGGGCAGGGGCAGGTCAAGAAAAACAGGACAGAGGTGAAACACGGGGAGGCCGTCTAAGCGCGCTCTCCACGGATGCGGCGTGCCAGCTGGATGTCTTTGGGCATGATGGTGACACGCTTGGCATGGATGGCACACAGGTTGGTGTCCTCAAACAGACCCACCAGGTACGCCTCACTGGCCTCCTGCAGGCGGAGGGAGGGACAGCACATATTAGCAGGAGAAGTAGACCACTTTAACTATTTGGAATTCGTACTGATCTAGCTTTAGCAATATCTTTTGTaaacacccacacccacacccacacccacctgCAGGGCTCCAATGGCGGCGCTCTGGAAACGAAGGTCGGTCTTGAAGTCCTGAGCAATCTCCCTGACCAGGCGCTGGAAGGGCAGCTTACGGATCAGCAGCTCAGTGGACTTCTGGTACCGACGGATCTCTCTCAAAGCCACTGTGCCAGGCCTGAAACACGCGGCAAAGCTCTTATCTGCAACACGCTCGAAGGGATTTATCCTCTGAACAAATAACGTGACGCTTAGTtctgtcactttaaaaacaaaaaaatgcccCCATAGCTTTTAACTCTGATGTGTGCAACCAGGAGGCTTTATTAAACGAAAGTGacaaaacatatatacacatgtgaTTTTTTGGATTCCAACATTTACACTTCCCTGTAAGTGAGTTGTAAGCAAACAACAAAGGTAAACCATGTGGGACTCTTTGGTGCCTTCAGGTACACCTGTTTAACTAACTGTGGTCTCACTTGAAAGGTGCAGTAGACTTATAAAACTAtatttctgtcatatttgctgaaactgatccacacaactttaaataaactgttaataaatgtgtttgactCTGATTTAATTCAAATATTATCTCCTACATTCTTAGaggttgtttgattttttttttttttatgtgtgtatatgtgtccgtgtacatgtgcatatacagtatgtaaaaacaaacaaaaagaagggTAAATTGTATCTGTGACTGGAAGCATTGTACTTTAtattttccaataaaaatattttggaaaatagaaaatgtgtttgattgAGTGTCTGCTCATTCAGCAAGTTAGATCGATAGCTTTTATAATAAGAGAATTATTTAATCGGTGGATCCCTAATGCAGATGGTTTCAATGATGTTAGGATTTGTCAAAGAAATGGCGGTTTTTAAGGAAATCCAGCGGTTACCTGTAGCGATGGGGCTTCTTGACGCCTCCGGTAGAGGGGGCACTCTTGCGAGCAGCCTTGGTGGCCAGCTGCTTACGAGGAGCCTTTCCTCCGGTGGACTTACGAGCAGTCTGCTTGGTACGAGCCATTACGACGAAGAGTCACCTGAAGGGAGCATCAAAAATATAACAGCATGACAATACATGTTAATAATGTTATTGTTACATACGCTGGCCGTTTATTCATAAATGTCTACTCAGTTCATTGTGGggtttgtatattatatatattatcaGTGTTATCATGGGCCCTCTGGacaaacagttaaaacaatgtataaaacaataataactttgCAAACTATTTAGCCTGAACACATATACTGATCCCTGGAACTGACAAAAGCAGTAAAAGGTTATCAGTgaagtcaaaatgaaaactGAATACTGAATCAACCATAATAAACTTTGAGTTGTCactaagactagaaaagcgctgtataaatacagcacatttacatttacataatactACAACGTTGATTTAGAGAATTGTGTTTGCGGTTTTTTTATTATCACtatttcacacaaacatttgcaTAAGCATCGGTCAAGTATTTTTATGCACTCAACGTGACAAGActcccccccaaacacacacagacacacacacacgtttagtTCAAATTCAGTCGTATAGAGCCGCTTGGGAAAACTTTTCCCTCGGTTTGGCAGCTGCATAGACACAACGCCCTGAACCAATCCAAACACTGTGTGCTCCCGACTACACTGCTTAACTGGTCATTTTTCTGGAATACACCAATCCGCTGTGTCTGTGTCGCATTTTCGGACCAATGATGAGTCACTCTGCTACGTTTTAGGGCGGGACGAGGCGCCTTAACTCCGCCTCATTCCGCAAGATTATGGCCGCAGACCCAATTTACGAACCTACCGAGATACAGGCAATGAGCGAGACGTAAACTTTGATGTTTTtcctcaaaaacaaacaacgtGTACACACAAGACTACCAACAAAACGTAGGAGACAAGTGTAGCTACCAAATAAACGGCAAGCCGTGTGAAGCGGTGGTATATTTAAGAGAAACCGCGAAGTAGAAATCGGATATGAAAGTGGAGCAGCTCTTTCGGCAGTGGAAGTACTGAGCCGTTTTTCTCCCTGCTTGAGCATCGCGGCAGCTGCTTTTTCTCCTCTCAACCGCGGCGAAATAACACGCTATTtcagcacaaaaacaactttatcCGTCccattttctttacaaaacGACGTATAGTATTCTATTATTAAAAAAGTATGCCAGAAATTTTACTTACCAAGGGTGAATTAAGCGCTTTTTCTCCGCAAGGATACAAGTGAGTTGTGGTTGTCTGGCAGTGTCAGATATTTACTATCACTCACACAATGGAAGCAGAGCGAGCAGGAGCAAAATGGCGGCCGTGTCAATCATCTgtctcccacaatgcaactgcCGTCATTGGTAAACAACTGGAACTTAATTTCTTAAACTGAAACTTTTTGTTCAAAACGTTAATGTTGAGTACAATGCGACAACGACGTACTATTAGAACATATTAcgtaattattttatgtaagGCAAAATTGAATTTGTTCCCCCATTTATTGCACAATACAAATTAcagaataaaaagaggaaataaatgaTATGTTAAGAAATCAGGCACACAATATGAGCATATAGCTCTCTTTTTAATTGATAGTTACCTCTTCTTTACTTTCCTAATTTTTCTGTATGGGGTTGTAATTAAAGTAGAATTTGTctactttctttttaatgttactTATTGAACCAAATGACTTATTACATTGTTACTTgccttttcagattttttttaaccctcctgttgtcctcgggtaaaATCTGACCccaaaaatgtctatatctgaaatatgggtttctttttaactaaattaccacaaaacatggattggattccttacaacgctctttggaaatacaactgatcactttcattccttaCGAGACTGATCTGTACGTACCTCTGATCTTATCATATAATTCAATCAAtacaattcataatttctgctttttttatatagctactcatattaggtataattctataaaaAATAGTGTTATTAACCATGATTtcaaagtagtgtaaaactagtggtggtaaggtggtgttagtggaatcttaaaaaaacaacaaaaaaagtttaaaaaagggacaaaaatgtcaaatttgttagtttttgacccgggaggacaacaagggttaaattaaatttggtttaaataaaaatgtatttagttaatactttataaacaaaaaggAATCTAGTACAGTAGGATTAATTAATACACATgctaaaatctattttaatgatctacGGATCTAAATTTGTTGCTTGGGAGTAGTGTTCAGGGTCCACTGTCATGCAAATATATCAGAATAACGAACTGATTAAGATACAATGAGTAAGATAGTGTAGAAAACTAGTCACAACATCGATGGCTATACTTTGAAGAGATGGAAActacacacattatttaaattACTGGTTGTATTCCTCAATATCAGAAGTTCtgaacagtggtggaatgtaactaggtacatgtactcaagtactgaacaaatgttgaggtacttttacttttcttgagtcttctcttttcatgccacttccTACTTCTACTcggctacatttcagagagaggtattgtactgtattgatGCGTCTCCCCCGGATGATTTTTACCGTTTTAGTACTAGTACTGTACTACTCCATTCCATTCCACTCCGACCTAAAGAGATAGTCTCACTTTGGATCAGGCTAAATCATGGTCCAGTTCGCTTATAGTGTAAAAGcagtttttgaatgttttctgaaaTTCCAATATAAATATGGGAGGCTATCATCGTGTTATAAGATCGGGGGAGCTCCCTAAAGGTGCTCCAAGCCATGTCACaagtgttttaggctacaacatctgtggtcacatacagcaaacatctcctcactatcggCTCGCTGCTTATCtccaaaacacactgtaaaaaacatctcactttctgctagctgcctgtccccagaacacactaaCAATTATCTCCTCACTATctactagctgcctgtccccagaacacactgtaaaaaaaatctcactatctgctagctgcctgtccccagaacacactgtaaaaaacatctcactatctgctagctgcctgtccccagaacacactgtaaaaaaacatctcactatctgctagctgcctgtccccagaacacactgtaaaaaaacatctcactatctgctagctgcctgtccccagaacacactgtaaaaaacatctcactatctgctagctgcctgtcccctgaacacactgtaaaaaaacattttactatcTGCTAGTCCCcagaacactgtaaaaaacatctcactaccTGCTAGCTGTCTATCCCCAGAACACACTAACAATTATCTCCTCACTATCTACTAGcagcctgtccccagaacacactgtaaaaaacatctcactatctgctagctgcctgtttcctgaacacactgtaaaaacatctcactatctgctagctgtctaTCCCCAGAACACACTAACAATTATCTCCTCACTATctactagctgcctgtccccaggccacactgtaaaaaacatctcactgtctgctagctgcctgtccccagaacacactgtaaaaaacatctcactatctgctagctgcctgtcccctgaacacactgtaaaaaacattagTGCACGGAAGCACAGAAGCGAGGGGACAgattgaggaggagggaggggcaagctagtctcgttttgaaAATTCTTCAAACCTCAACAAGAAGTAAAATTATAAACTCAACTCTTTTGTTGTAGCCCCTATTTTTCATGAGTTGAACTCAAAGATcgaagactttttctatgtacacaaaaggcctATTTCTTTCAAATTTAGTTGGGAAATCTGTCGAAATCTGTGTtggtgagcacttctcctttgccgagataatccatccacgtCACAGGTGcagcatatcaagatgctgattagacagcaggATATTCGACAGGTGTGTCTTAGGCTGGCCACATTGAAAGGCCACGGCAAAATGTGCAGCTCCAAAACCAGTCAGTACCAGGGGTTACGGTTATGGTctgttatggttagggttcatccaTGAAGAGAACACCTCTTCAAAGGGCCAGACACCATCGAATGTGAGCATCTGCCCACTCAAGTCGGTTAAGatgacaaactgcagtcaggtcgagagagagagggatgaaccCCAACCCCCAACACCAGAGACGGACTAGGTTTTCTAACTCTGAAATATCTTTGACCaagaaggacaaagaaaagTGTGACATAAGAACCCTATAACTGGGCACACATTCATGCCATTGTGTTATACCTTCAAAGTACTACTCCtactttattaaattaaaatttgtcAAAGTTTTCCTTCACATAAGACTGGAGATGTGTATCAACACATGTAATATCACGCACATATTAAAAGACAGATTACAGCTATTCCTGAAcagttttattcatttcatatcTAACTGCAGATACCTCTAGTTTGAGAGAGAGGAGTGTTTTCACATTCAATTAGACAGTGCCTTACTTCAGTTCTCCATCTGAAAAGGTAGAGGCTTTAGATAAGGCAAGAGGAGCAAAACCTGCAAGCAATAGAAGTCAAACAGTTACAGAGTACAACCTGGatttagacatttttgaaaCATATTGTAATCCATATGGTGTAATGAACCAAAAGGGCATGTAGTATAATACCAGATGAATGTACAATCATTTCCAGACTGTAATGAATGGCCCCAGATAGCTAAAAAAATAGAGTAAAAGAATTCCCTCCCCCATTGTGTTCAATTCAGAACCAGTGAGGACCCCAGGGGGTCACCTCCCCTGTCAACCCTGAACAATCAAAAACCATCAAAGGTGATCTTAAATCTAGATATCCCAATGCATTATGGCAAGGGTGAAGTAAACAAAATATGGTCTGTTGGAACAAAATTTAAGGCTCATGACCAAGTTGTTTCCCCCCACAAAGCAGCGGCTACATGTTTTTCACCACATTGTTTGAGAGGATATTGTTTTCAACTTTATTCAGTCAGTCCAGTTCATGAAAGTACCAAGAATgcgatgaaaaaaaaacatattaaaaaaggtaCAACAGGCATCCATCCACCTTCCCCTCTTCATCCGGTTATGTGCAACAACAGCGCCAAGTCGTTTGGTcccttttccaaaaaaaaaaaaaaagtaccaaaCCATTCCATTACAATTGATTGAAATCTGTTTATAGCaaagttacataaaaaaatggcaCAGTCACACAGAAAATAAGACATTGATAACCACTATATTATCTGAAATTAACCCATTGCAGCTCCTTATCAAACCTCACGCCCAGGCAGATTCTTGCCCGCACCGCCTACTTGTGTACATATTAGCAGAGGGAGGATGCGATGACCTAAATATATTTTCCTCCAATAACTTGTGCTGTAACATCCAAAAAGAACGCAATGGATATTGAACTACACAGAACTGTTCTGTAAGCGATAGTGTGCATGCATTTCTAAAATGCAAACCTTAATCCCAGTTGATGCTCATACCCAGTGccacacctaaaaaaaaaatatacaaccaAAATCCCATTTTACTAGTAATTCTattcatatatatgtatttatatatatggtatatatattttacatttttgtgtccTTGTTGAAAGTACCTTACATCTTTCATATCATATACATTTATGACTGGCTACGGTCTCAATCAATCACAATAATATGACCCATTGGACAATAATTTCAGGTACATTCAGGACTTTCTGTAAAAAGTCTTACAATTTTCTTtacaattcattaaaaatacaGAGGAGCAAAAATATTGGTGATACTACAGTCCACTGTCCTGCAGAGGCTGCAACCGTAGCGCAATAGAGTCTTTCTTCTACACAGCTAAAGATAATTTCATATGTCTACCCCCTCCTAATTGCTTAATTCTGTACGTATCTCTGTCTCTGGCCTCTGCATGGCCATGTCAGTCTGGATAAAGGCTCCCTGGCCAAGTGCTGTGGAGTACGCCCTGTTGCT from Etheostoma cragini isolate CJK2018 chromosome 13, CSU_Ecrag_1.0, whole genome shotgun sequence harbors:
- the h3f3c gene encoding H3 histone, family 3C; its protein translation is MARTKQTARKSTGGKAPRKQLATKAARKSAPSTGGVKKPHRYRPGTVALREIRRYQKSTELLIRKLPFQRLVREIAQDFKTDLRFQSAAIGALQEASEAYLVGLFEDTNLCAIHAKRVTIMPKDIQLARRIRGERA